Sequence from the Ancalomicrobiaceae bacterium S20 genome:
CCGGGCGGCCGCTCGTCCTGTTCGCGGCCGAGACCGCCAATCCGGTCAAGGTGGCGCGGATGCGGGCGCTCGGCGCGGAGGTCCGGTTGACCGGGGTCGATTTCGATGCCGCGAAGGCGGCGGCCGAAGCTCATGCGGCCCGATCGGGCGGGCGGTTCGTCGCCGACGGCCGCGATGTCGAGGCGAGCGTCGGGGCCGGGACGATCGGGATGGAGCTCCTGGAGGCGCCCGAGCGGTTCGACGTCGTGCTGATCCCGCTCGGCAACGGCGCGCTGGCGACCGGGGTCGGGCGCTGGATCAAGGCGGTCGCGCCTTCGACCCGCGTCATCGCGGTCTCGGCCGCCGGCGCCGATTCGATGCGGCAGTCATGGCTCGAGGGGCGGCCGATCGTGCGGCCGGCCGTTGATACGATTGCCGACGGGCTCGCGGTCCGGGTGCCGGAGCCGGCGGCGCTCGTCGATATGAGGGGCACCGTCGATGACGTGATCGAGGTCGACGATGCGGCGATGCGCGACGCGATGCGGCTCCTCTTCGACGCGGCCGGGCTCGTCGCCGAGCCGGCGGGCGCGGCGGGTGTCGCGGCGGTGCTCGCCGCGCGCGATCGCTTCGCCGGCCTGTCGGTCGCCACGATCGTCACCGGCAGCAACATCGCGCCGGATCTCCTCGGCGCTCTCGTGGCGTGAGGCCGCCGGTTCGATCGCCATGCAGATTTTCGTGATCGCTTTCCCCCGGAAACGATCGTCGGCCCTGCTGGCGGACGGGGGTGTCCGACGCTATATTGGCCATCAGACGAGGCTGCGCGGTGCGATAGGAGAATGCATCCCCGGGGCCTTATCGATCTCAACGGGAGCTGTACCTGGGTTCGCTCGTGGGCTTACTCATACGGCGCCCACCTACTCTGTAGGTTCCCGGGATCGATTCCTCCGCCGGCCGAGGCGGCTTCGTCGCTCGTTCTCCGTTCGCCGCTCCGGCGGTGCCCGATGGTCTCGGACCGGGAGTTCGTGCGCCCATCCGGTCCGGCTGAGCCGATCGGGATCGGGATCGCAACCTCCGGTTCGTCTCTCCGACAGGTCTCTCCTGTTCGGTTGCCCGTCTCGCCTCCCCGTCTCATGTGGCCGCCTCGTCTGCAACGGCGATCCGGACTTGGCACGGGCGACGCGCTCGTCGATGATGGCGCCATGACTGCTCTTCCCGTCGGCGCCGCCGAACCCTCCGATCCCGCTTCCATCAAGCTCGTCAAGGCCGCGGTGCGCGCCGAGGCGCTCGGCCGGCGCGATACGCTGCCGCCCGAGTATCGCGCGGCCGTGACCGAGCGGCTGCTCGATTTCCTCGACGCGCTCGGCATTCCGGCCGGCGCCCGCGTCTCCGGCTTCTGGCCGATCTGCAGCGAGATCGATCCGCGTGGGCTCATGCGGGCGCTCGCGGCGCGCGGTCATGCGCTCGGCCTGCCGGTGATCCTGCCGGACCGGACCACGATGATCTTCCGCCGCTGGTCGATCGGCGGCGCGCTCGAGGCGGCCGGCTTCGGCCTGTCGGTGCCGCCGGCGAGCGAACCGGAGATCCGTCCCGACGTGATGCTGGTGCCGCTCGCCGCCTTCGACCGCCGCGGCTTCCGCATCGGCTACGGCAGGGGCTACTACGATCGCGCCATCGAACGGATCGAGCGCGACGGTCCGGTCCTGAAGATCGGCCTCGCCTTCGCTGCGCAAGAAGTTCCGGCCGTGCCGATCGAGGCGCACGATCAGGCGCTCGATTTCGTGCTGACCGAGAACGGGCCGATCGCATGCACACCGGCCGTCTCCATGCAGAACGTCGCAGGCGAGGCGCGCTGATGCGGCTCCTGTTTCTCGGCGACATCGTCGGCCGTTCGGGCCGCAATGCCGTGATCGAGCGGCTGCCCGGCCTGATCTCCGACCATCGGCTCGATTTCGTGGTGATCAACGGCGAGAATTCCGCCGGCGGTTTCGGCATCACCGAGGAGATCGCGCAGGACGTGATCGACGCTGGCGCCGACGTGATCACGCTCGGCAATCATTCCTGGGATCAGCGCGAGGCGCTGGTGTTCATCGAGCGCCAGCCGCGGCTGTTGCGCCCGCTCAACTATCCGTCCGGTACGCCCGGACGCGGCGCGAACCTGTTCGTCGCCCGCAACGGCGCGCGCGTTCTGGTCATGAACGTCATGGGCCGCATCTACATGGATGCGATGGACGATCCTTTCGCCGGCGTCGCGCGCGAGCTCGACGCCTGTCCGCTCGGCGAACAGGCCGACGCGGTGGTGATCGACGTGCATGCCGAGGCGACCAGCGAGAAGCAGGCGCTCGGCCATTTCGTCGACGGCCGTGCCAGCCTCGTCGTCGGCACGCACACGCATGTGCCGACCGCCGATCACCAGATCCTGCCCGGCGGCACCGCCTACATGTCCGACGCCGGCATGTGCGGCGACTATGACAGCGTGCTCGGCATGGAGAAGGAGGAACCGATCAACCGGTTCCTGCGCAAGATCCCGCGCGCCCGTTTCGAGCCGGCGAACGGTGAGGCGACGCTGTCGGGCGTCGCCGTCGAGATCGACGACATGAGCGGGCTCGCGACCGCCGTCGCGCCGCTGAGGCTCGGCGGCCGGCTGTCACCGGCGCTGCCGTCGTTCTGGTGACCGGCGGGCGTCGAGCGGCCGGGGATCACTCCAGACCGCGATAGACGATCGCGAGCTTGTTGCCCTCGGGATCGCGGACATAGGCCGCGTACCAATCCGGTCCGTAATGCGGGCGCGGGCCGGGCCCGCCTTCGTCGCTGCCGCCGTTCGCCATCGCCGCTTCGTGGAACGCGTGCACGGCGGCGCGCGAGGCTGCGGGCAAGCCGATCATCGTGCCGTTGCCGGCGGTCGCCGCCTCGCCGTTGAACGGGCTCAGCACCCAGAGCGAGAAGCCCTCGCCCGCACCGCGCTCGGAATAGGCGCGCCCGCCGGAAAAGACGAAGTGCGTCCGCCAGTCGATGGTCGCCATGACGGCGTCGTAGAACCGGGCCGCCCGGTCGTGGTCGTTGGTGCCGAGGGTGGCGTAGACGGCGGCTGTCACGTTGTTTTTGTCGCTCATGATTTCCTCCCCAACAGGTTTTGCACTCTGGCCGATCGATGTGAACATATCAAGAACAAAATCGAGCATGCAGCCCGGCAGCCGCGATCGGCTGCGGACGGTCGGAAGCGGGGCGGACGCTCGGAATGCTGCGCCGGCTGGATTTCGGCGCGCGGCGCGCCTATAAGCGGCCATCTTTTCCGATCGCCCCGGCGTTTCGCGGGGTCCGCGCGTTTCGACAACGCGGCGGGTCGTGGATCTCTCCGGAGGCGCGTCGGGCGATCCACTCGACGAGGCAGGCATGGCCGGACATTCACAGTTCAAGAACATCATGCATCGCAAGGGCAAGCAGGATGCCGTGCGATCCAAGATCTTCGGGAAGCTCGCGCGCGAGATCACCGTCGCCGCCAAGCAGGGCGTGCCCGATCCGAGCATGAACGCGAAGCTGCGTCTGGCGATCCAGAACGCGCGCGCGGAAAACATGCCGAGGGACAACATCGACCGCGCGATCAAGAAGGCGCTCGGCGCCGACGCCGACAACTACGAGGACGTGCGCTACGAGGGTTACGGCCCGGGCGGCGTCGCCGTGATCGTCGAGACGCTGACCGACAACCGCAACCGCACCGGCGGTGCGGTCCGCGCGGCCTTCACCAAGTTCGGCGGCGCGCTCGGCGAAACCGGCTCGGTGTCGTTCTCGTTCGACCACGTCGGCGAGATCGTCTACCCGGCGTCGGCCGGGTCGGCCGACGCGGTGCTGGAAGCCGCGATCGAGGCCGGCGCCGACGACGTGCAGTCGGACGACGAGAGCCACGTCGTGATCTGCGGCTTCGAGGCCATGGGCGAGGTGTCGAAGGCGCTCGAGGCGACCCTCGGTCAGGCGACCTCGGTCAAGGCGGTCTGGCGGCCGCAGAACACCGTGCCGGTCGACGAGGAGAAGGCGCAGTCGATCATGAAGATGGTCGCCATGCTCGAGGACGACGACGACGTGCAGAACGTCTACTCGAACTTCGACATCTCCGAAGAGGTGCTGGCGAAGCTCACCGCCGCCTGAGCGGGGCGCTTTCGAACGGGATTTGCAAGGCCGGCCGGGAGCCCCCGCGCCGGCCTTTGCTGTTCGAGGAGGCTGGGCCGTTCGAGGAGGCGGGCCGTTCGAAGGAGCTGGCAGGCTCAGCGCAGCCAGGCGTCGAGGGCCGGCAGGCTCATGATGGCGGCGAGCGCGGACATCACCAGGGCGGCCCTTCGGTAGACCGTATCAGACGAATGCCTGAAGCCGCCCAGGCCGGCGGCGACGCCGATCAGATACAGCGCCAGCAGGGGCACCGCGAGGATCAGCACGTCGACCGTGATGATGCCCTTGAGCACGAAGGCCGGCCCCATGGTCAGGGTCGTGGCGCCGAAATAGGCGTTGAGATTGCGCTTCAGCTGCACCGCGTCGTTGAAGCCGCCGAGCCAGAACAGCGCGATGAACGGCCCGCCGATGCCGACCAGGCCGGTGGTGACGCCGGAGCAGAAGCCGACCAGGAAGGTCAGCAACAGGCCGGGCTTCGCCTTGTAGCGCCAGCCGCTCGCAAGTGCTGCGACGCTCGCCAGGATGAAGATCGCCGTCGCCCAGCGCACCGCGACCGGATCGAGCCCTGTCAGCAGCCACATGCCGAGCGGCAGGCCGGAGAGCGCGCCGACCAGCAGCGGGCCGATGTCGCGCCAGTGGCTGCCTTTCATCGCGCCGGCGGCGAAGGCCATGGTGACCGGGGCATCGACGGTCCAGATCAACCCGACCGCCGGCATCGGCCCGACGATCGAGCCGACGATCGGCACGAAGATCATGCCGGCGCCGAAGCCGACGAAGCCGCGCACCAGGCCGGCGACCAATGTCGCACTGAGAATGAGAGCAAGCGCCTTCGGCCCGGTGGTGCCGAGGAGGGCGGCGAGGGAGGCGATCATAGGCGCGCTGCGAGCCGGGTTCGAGGAAAGCGCGACCGTAGCGGCAAGACGGCCGGAGCGGAATCGGTTTTCGTCGGACCGATGATCGGCGCAAACGATTTCGTGCGGCTCAGTGTCCTCACCCTGCGGGAGGGGCGGCTGCGCGGGTTTCCCCGCGCATTGTGGTCTCGTGAGGTCGTCGCGCCATGGGGGCGTGACGCGTCGCGCTGGCAGTCCGGGCCTCGCCCGGTTACTGATGGCGCATGACAGAGCGCGTGCGAATCATCGGCATCGATCCCGGTCTGCAACGG
This genomic interval carries:
- a CDS encoding pyridoxal-phosphate dependent enzyme, translating into MPLSSSTAAVSMPDVVSDPCPDHRIGLEAIRRAAAIIDPVFLRSPQYRCGALEDRLGCRLTLKLETTNPVRTFKGRGASLLVRSLGAAKDDAPLVSASAGNWGQALAHACGAAGRPLVLFAAETANPVKVARMRALGAEVRLTGVDFDAAKAAAEAHAARSGGRFVADGRDVEASVGAGTIGMELLEAPERFDVVLIPLGNGALATGVGRWIKAVAPSTRVIAVSAAGADSMRQSWLEGRPIVRPAVDTIADGLAVRVPEPAALVDMRGTVDDVIEVDDAAMRDAMRLLFDAAGLVAEPAGAAGVAAVLAARDRFAGLSVATIVTGSNIAPDLLGALVA
- a CDS encoding 5-formyltetrahydrofolate cyclo-ligase, which encodes MTALPVGAAEPSDPASIKLVKAAVRAEALGRRDTLPPEYRAAVTERLLDFLDALGIPAGARVSGFWPICSEIDPRGLMRALAARGHALGLPVILPDRTTMIFRRWSIGGALEAAGFGLSVPPASEPEIRPDVMLVPLAAFDRRGFRIGYGRGYYDRAIERIERDGPVLKIGLAFAAQEVPAVPIEAHDQALDFVLTENGPIACTPAVSMQNVAGEAR
- a CDS encoding TIGR00282 family metallophosphoesterase — translated: MRLLFLGDIVGRSGRNAVIERLPGLISDHRLDFVVINGENSAGGFGITEEIAQDVIDAGADVITLGNHSWDQREALVFIERQPRLLRPLNYPSGTPGRGANLFVARNGARVLVMNVMGRIYMDAMDDPFAGVARELDACPLGEQADAVVIDVHAEATSEKQALGHFVDGRASLVVGTHTHVPTADHQILPGGTAYMSDAGMCGDYDSVLGMEKEEPINRFLRKIPRARFEPANGEATLSGVAVEIDDMSGLATAVAPLRLGGRLSPALPSFW
- a CDS encoding VOC family protein; translated protein: MSDKNNVTAAVYATLGTNDHDRAARFYDAVMATIDWRTHFVFSGGRAYSERGAGEGFSLWVLSPFNGEAATAGNGTMIGLPAASRAAVHAFHEAAMANGGSDEGGPGPRPHYGPDWYAAYVRDPEGNKLAIVYRGLE
- a CDS encoding YebC/PmpR family DNA-binding transcriptional regulator, with the protein product MAGHSQFKNIMHRKGKQDAVRSKIFGKLAREITVAAKQGVPDPSMNAKLRLAIQNARAENMPRDNIDRAIKKALGADADNYEDVRYEGYGPGGVAVIVETLTDNRNRTGGAVRAAFTKFGGALGETGSVSFSFDHVGEIVYPASAGSADAVLEAAIEAGADDVQSDDESHVVICGFEAMGEVSKALEATLGQATSVKAVWRPQNTVPVDEEKAQSIMKMVAMLEDDDDVQNVYSNFDISEEVLAKLTAA
- a CDS encoding sulfite exporter TauE/SafE family protein translates to MIASLAALLGTTGPKALALILSATLVAGLVRGFVGFGAGMIFVPIVGSIVGPMPAVGLIWTVDAPVTMAFAAGAMKGSHWRDIGPLLVGALSGLPLGMWLLTGLDPVAVRWATAIFILASVAALASGWRYKAKPGLLLTFLVGFCSGVTTGLVGIGGPFIALFWLGGFNDAVQLKRNLNAYFGATTLTMGPAFVLKGIITVDVLILAVPLLALYLIGVAAGLGGFRHSSDTVYRRAALVMSALAAIMSLPALDAWLR